A window from Purpureocillium takamizusanense chromosome 3, complete sequence encodes these proteins:
- a CDS encoding NADPH dehydrogenase (EggNog:ENOG503P2UA~COG:A) yields the protein MSEHWKSTPRYWCKHCACYVRDTKLERQNHEATARHQGAVKRALRDLHRNHEREERDKERARQEIARLNGVVAGTNSSFSSTSRGYAAGSGSGSAAAGAATFKPTNPAALEAERKKQREQLAAMGVAIPSELRTEMAMAGDWTVTNTRVVAGGTDEDKNKVATGVRKREVLDEEEEERRTNEEQVLKSLFKRPRKWGRDTRAAPDEEDKELDALLSGSRIALKGEVKHESDVVKKEESVDAPMIAEPSDAGQQAVCNVKEEPDTASAGLVDEAPPLETEEGANAETKAEEDGDAGAAPVVFKKRKAKGLRTK from the coding sequence ATGTCCGAACACTGGAAGTCCACGCCCAGATACTGGTGCAAGCACTGCGCCTGCTACGTTCGCGACACGAAGCTCGAGCGGCAAAACCACGAAGCTACGGCCCGACACCAAGGCGCCGTGAAGCGCGCCCTGCGAGATCTCCACAGAAATCACGAACGTGAGGAGCGCGACAAGGAGCGCGCCAGACAGGAAATCGCACGGCTAAATGGCGTTGTCGCGGGCACGAAttcctccttctcctccacgtCAAGAGGATATGCGGCAGgtagcggcagcggcagcgccgcagccggAGCCGCGACCTTCAAGCCCACGAACCCAGCGGCCCTCGAAGCCGAGCGCAAGAAGCAGCGCGAACAACTAGCGgccatgggcgtcgccatACCGAGTGAGCTTAGGACGGAAATGGCCATGGCTGGGGACTGGACGGTGACGAACACTCGAgttgtcgccggcggcaccgacgaggacaagaaTAAAGTGGCCACAGGGGTGCGGAAGCGGGAAGTGctcgacgaagaagaagaggagcgcAGAACGAACGAGGAACAGGTTCTCAAGAGCCTGTTCAAGAGACCAAGAAAGTGGGGAAGAgacacgcgcgcggcgcctgATGAAGAGGACAAGGAGCTGGATGCCCTTCTGAGCGGGTCACGTATAGCGCTCAAAGGGGAGGTCAAGCACGAGAGCGACGTGgtgaagaaggaggagagtgTCGATGCACCGATGATTGCAGAACCATCTGATGCGGGCCAACAAGCAGTTTGCAATGTGAAGGAGGAACCAGACACTGCGTCAGCTGGTctcgtggacgaggcgccgccgctagagacggaggagggtgCCAACGCGGAAACTAAAGCAGAAgaggatggcgatgcgggaGCGGCACCGGTCGTGTTCAAGAAGAGAAAGGCAAAAGGCTTGCGGACAAAGTAA
- a CDS encoding uncharacterized protein (EggNog:ENOG503NUGF~COG:Q), producing the protein MSSNPPGSCCSVGTLFEGTPTGQDIKIGDSKQIDAYVAKPPEGKARKGAGILYIPDVIGIWQNSKLMADNFAASGYTTLIIDLFNGDPVPLNITPPFDFMKWLNEGSDGKNPHTTEQVDPIIVAGVKALRELGVDKVAAVGYCFGAKYVVRHYKSGIAAGFLAHPSFVTEEELAAIEGPLSIAAAETDHIFPADKRHKSEEILAKTGKPWQINLYSDVEHGFAVRGKLEVQAQKFAKEQAFRQAVTWFDTFLA; encoded by the exons ATGTCGTCCAATCCTCCTGGCTCGTGCTGCAGTGTCGGCACCCTCTTTGA GGGCACTCCCACCGGCCAGGACATCAAGATTGGCGACAGCAAGCAAATCGACGCCTACGTCGCCAAGCCGcccgagggcaaggcgcGCAAGGGTGCAGGCATCCTGTACATCCCCGATGTCATCGGCATCTGGCAGAACAGCAAGCTCATGGCGGACAACTTTGCGGCCAGTGGCTACACGACGCTCATCATCGATCTCTTCAACGGCGATCCCGTGCCGCTCAACATCACGCCGCCCTTTGACTTTATGAAGTGGCTCAACGAGGGCTCCGACGGCAAGAACCCGCACACCACCGAGCAGGTCGACCCCATCATCGTggcgggcgtcaaggccctgcgggagctgggcgtcgacaAAGTCGCTGCCGTGGGCTACTGCTTCGGCGCCAAG TACGTCGTCCGCCACTACAAgagcggcatcgccgccggcttcctTGCCCATCCGTCTTTCGTCACCGAAGAGGAGCTCGCTGCCATCGAGGGCCCGCtgtccatcgccgccgccgagactgACCACATCTTCCCGGCCGACAAGCGCCACAAGAGCGAGGAGATTctggccaagacgggcaagccCTGGCAGATCAACCTGTATAGCGATGTCGAGCACGGCTTTGCCGTCCGCGGAAAGCTCGAGGTCCAGGCGCAAAAGTTTGCCAAGGAGCAGGCATTCCGGCAGGCCGTGACGTGGTTCGACACCTTCCTCGCGTGA
- a CDS encoding uncharacterized protein (COG:S~TransMembrane:6 (i354-378o384-400i570-594o600-619i765-787o857-886i)~BUSCO:EOG09263H0Y~EggNog:ENOG503NTVI) — MAPSADTINLQHGSPVDDDEPVNGGMKAVNGVNGDAHDRARGPMTPANGSHMRHSPGRGRSQSAAESGPVRADKDHRLDDRSEHVYSTRKRGASGPVKKTLSHDNVQRLSAAEMQELTSSPDSLPIAPAPQPLSVEQQDLASPHLEMRQDCRQSAHHLYTDGDAPANGGVVVEPRAGRGYYWKSDDSSRRPLHAPRTVSTPPTTRIQPADGTPYTTSPRRFSFNPGPRPPPLNLNGDGANGLLAARMPPPAIQSASPILSSQQQPPPAPSSARGSRPPSPIPAMIPLPPMSLPTHLQLELAAQRPSPLYIHHSHSNDIPYESSSDKFERLKNVLLLPAYLERALNFGALACLDAWLYTFTILPVRFFMALAILIRWWGYVVGKETTWLFGYVWYGLGRLWRRGRHERSRRPSNASERDRSRSRSRVRELHVDNDSQAPVPRERYQHTRKELHVDGAAPPLISPVSARDPGPRTGTFRHRRTKSTPSSLSAFHKADLLQGAVIICSSLALMTLDASRMYHFIRAQSAIKLYVIYNILEVGDRLLSALGQDILECLFSSETLSRTSSGRSKVLLPLGMFLLALLYNCLHSIALYYQVITLNVAVNSYSNALLTLLLSNQFVEIKSTVFKRFEKDNVFQLTCADIVERFHLWIMLLIIGMRNVVEVGGLSVPGAGLDSTYDDAGPVPLHPPSILPHSFTVLPSWLMSGEVLSPFLIVVGSEMLVDSIKHAYVTKFNNIKPKFYSRTLDILCKDYYTNAFVTPQLTRRLGLAVIPLSCLFIRASIQTYHMFLSTHIPMPLPQSTQTSLTEESATPSSPAMMAALNRFDSLIRDSLGRATYGYPYGSPLNSRSWYAWTSDDFIAALTMVVVFFIAFLVLLILKLLLGMLLLKYARNRYVKMKHKEQLIARGVAAPESYDAPGRRVGGRGDVEVTDDKQRWIHADKSEGLRGGKGPGGKRATTGGGSGEDRGKKAEEEFQGVFRYEMVAKRIW, encoded by the exons ATGGCACCCTCCGCGGACACCATCAATCTCCAGCATGGCTCgccggtcgacgacgacgagcccgtcaacggcggcatgAAAGCTGTCAACGGAGTCAACGGCGACGCACACGACCGCGCTCGTGGCCCCATGACTCCAGCTAATGGCTCGCACATGCGCCACAGCCCTGGCCGGGGGCGCTCGCAGTCGGCGGCTGAATCTGGGCCTGTGCGCGCCGACAAAGACCACAGACTCGACGACCGCTCTGAACACGTATACTCGACGCGCAAAAGAGGCGCCAGCGGCCCTGTCAAGAAGACGCTGAGCCACGATAATGTGCAAAGACTCTCCGCTGCCGAGATGCAGGAGCTCACGAGTTCCCCCGACTCGCTGCCCatcgcgccggcgccgcagccactcTCTGTCGAGCAACAAGATCTCGCCTCCCCGCACCTTGAGATGCGCCAAGACTGTCGCCAGTCCGCTCATCATCTATATACTGACGGCGATGCTCCGGCAAACGGGGGCGTGGTCGTCGAGccgagggcgggcaggggctACTACTGGAAGTCCGATGATAGCTCCCGTCGGCCGCTCCATGCGCCAAGGACAGTGTCCaccccgccgacgacgaggatccAACCCGCAGACGGAACACCGTATACGACTTCGCCCAGGCGCTTCTCGTTCAATCCCggtcctcgaccgcctccctTAAACCTGAACGGAGATGGGGCCaacggcctcctcgccgcccgcatgcCGCCTCCAGCCATACAGTCCGCATCTCCCATACTctccagccagcagcagccaccccCGGCACCCAGTTCTGCCCGaggctcgcgcccgccgtcgccaatACCCGCAATGATACCCCTACCTCCTATGTCCCTACCGACTCATCTGCAACTCGAACTCGCAGCGCAGCGTCCGAGCCCCCTCTACATCCACCATTCCCATTCAAATGACATTCCCTACGAGTCGAGCTCCGACAAGTTTGAGCGTCTCAAGAACGTGTTGCTCTTACCCGCGTACCTAGAGCGGGCGCTGAACTTTGGAGCGCTCGCTTGTTTGGACGCCTGGCTATACACTTTCACGATCCTGCCCGTCAGATTCTTCATGGCGTTGGCAATACTGATCCGGTGGTGGGGCTACGTTGTTGGGAAGGAGACAACGTGGCTGTTTGGTTATGTTTGGTACGGCCTGGGCCGTctgtggcggcgaggacgccacGAGCGGTCTCGCAGGCCGAGCAATGCCTCCGAACGTGATCGCTCACGGAGCAGAAGCCGGGTTAGGGAGCTGCACGTCGACAACGATTCGCAGGCTCCTGTTCCCCGCGAACGTTATCAGCATACCCGAAAAGAGCTGCACGTCGACGGTGCAGCCCCACCGCTCATATCCCCCGTGTCTGCCCGCGATCCGGGTCCCAGGACTGGTACCTTTCGCCATCGGAGGACGaagtcgacgccgtcgagcttgtcCGCCTTTCACAAAGCCGATCTGCTGCAGGGTGCAGTCATCATATGCAGTTCCCTGGCGCTGATGACGCTCGACGCCAGTCGCATGTACCACTTCATCCGCGCACAATCAGCAATCAAGCTGTACGTGATTTACAACATCCTTGAAGTCGGAGACAGGCTCCTGTCAGCTCTTGGACAGGACATACTCGAGTGCCTGTTCAGCTCGGAAACGCTCTCGCGGACCTCGTCGGGTCGATCCAAGGTTTTGTTGCCGCTCGGCATGTTCCTGCTTGCCTTGCTATACAACTGCCTGCATTCGATTGCGCTCTACTACCAGGTCATCACACTCAATGTGGCCGTGAACTCGTACTCCAACGCGCTTCTCACGCTGCTGCTATCCAACCAATTCGTCGAGATCAAAAGCACCGTCTTCAAGAGGTTCGAGAAGGACAACGTATTCCAGCTCACGTGCGCCGATATCGTGGAGCGTTTCCACCTCTGGATCATGCTCTTGATCATTGGCATGCGCAACGTCGTTGAGGTTGGTGGGCTGTCTGTGCCTGGGGCGGGACTGGATTCGACGTACGACGACGCCGGACCGGTACCACTGCACCCGCCGTCCATTCTTCCGCATAGCTTTACGGTCCTGCCATCTTGGCTCATGTCGGGTGAGGTGCTGTCGCCGTTCTTGATCGTAGTGGGGAGTGAGATGCTCGTAGACAGCATCAAGCATGCCTACGTGACCAAGTTCAACAACATAAAACCGAAATTTTACAGTCGGACGCTTGACATCTTGTGCAAGGACTACTACACGAAT GCATTCGTGACTCCACAATTGACACGGCGTCTGGGACTGGCGGTCATACCGCTGTCATGCCTCTTCATCCGCGCCTCGATACAGACGTACCACATGTTTCTATCCACGCACATTCCAATGCCGCTGCCACAGTCTACGCAGACGTCTCTCACCGAAGAGTCAGCGACCCCTTCATCACccgccatgatggccgcccTCAACCGCTTCGACTCCCTCATCAGAGACTCGCTGGGGCGCGCCACGTACGGCTATCCGTATGGCTCGCCACTCAACTCGCGGTCCTGGTACGCCTGGACGTCAGACGACTTCATCGCGGCGCTTAccatggtggtggtcttCTTCATCGCGTTCCTCGTGCTGCTCATcctgaagctgctgctcggcatgctgctgctcaagtACGCACGCAACCGGTACGTCAAGATGAAGCACAAGGAGCAGCTCatcgcgcgcggcgtcgcggcgccagAGTCGTACGATGcccccggccggcgcgttggcggccgcggcgacgtaGAGGTCACGGACGACAAGCAGCGCTGGATTCACGCCGACAAGTCGGAGGGCCTGCGTGGCGGAAAGGGCCCGGGCGGGAAGAGGGCTACTACGGGCGGGGGCAGCGGTGAGGACAGGGGCAAGAAGGCGGAAGAGGAGTTTCAGGGCGTATTTCGGTACGAAATGGTTGCGAAGCGCATTTGGTAG
- a CDS encoding uncharacterized protein (COG:U~COG:Y~EggNog:ENOG503NVCC) produces the protein MDKDKLAQLLQASQVPNTEQVKAVTADLQKNYYSKPESLILLIEIALTHPDGGVRKAASVQALRLVPKHWEKTAHDQKPLARSHLLEGALKESSSSTRHSLARLVAGIVGMDMEAGEGDEFLKQLMPLNNSDNVTAREVGSYILFSMLEDDPTHFSDHTHQLLQLFQSRIEDPDSKEVRINIVQAIGAILMIVEPEEDPQALQAMQSFLPHMVNILKATVEAGDEESYKVVFEVFHSFLAYDSSILAVHLRDLLQFMIGLASNNNAEDDARTQALGFLIQCVRYRRMKIQAMRDMGAELMVKAMHIVTALDTDDDDEDMTPARTAISLIDTLANELPPRQVIVPLLEQFPSFATNEDPGFRMAAMLALGNAAEGAPDFISTQLQPLLPTIINLLCDSNGQVRHAALVGVIHLAEEMADEMVSHHEQIISAVLKNLEAASQGPADKKNTAIIRCACGALDTFGDGIDTKIMASYGPNLIGPMVKLLDHEDYGVKAAAASAIGAIASSMEKSFEPYFEGVMKALGKFVMIKDNDEAMDLRSSTCDSLGRIALAVGPESFQPYVMDLMKASEEALGLDNPRLKETSFILWSNLSKVYREQFDHFLAGVFKGIFASLELEEEEIDLPGIDPSQLGDGAVVVGGKRVRVKAPETEDDLTIATGGEDDWDDLEDLDDLGATTAIALEQEIALDVLGDVISNSCNSSNLETYAAQVIEKVVPFAEHTYEGCRKTAISTLWRTYARVFQVWEESAGVKWQAGIPPNPTPPPSIAKLGEALYKATMEIWTNDSERYVDTLLISL, from the exons ATGGACAAGGACAAGCTCGCCCAACTGCTGCAGGCCAGCCAAGTTC CCAACACGGAGcaggtcaaggccgtcaccgccgaccTGCAGAAGAACTACTACTCCAAGCCCGAGTCGCTGATCCTCCTCATCGAGATCGCCCTCACCCAtcccgatggcggcgtccgCAAGGCCGCCTCCGTCCAGGCCCTCCGCCTGGTGCCTAAGCACTGGGAGAAGACGGCCCATGACCAGAAGCCGTTGGCCCGTTCCCATCTCCTCGAGGGTGCCCTCAAGGAGAGCTCGTCCAGCACTCGGCACTCTCtggctcgcctcgtcgccggcatcgtcggcatggacatggaggccggcgagggagacgagTTCCTGAAGCAGCTCATGCCTCTCAATAATAGCGACAATGTAACGGCCCGCGAAGTTGGCTCGTACATCCTCTTCTCCAtgctcgaggacgacccTACGCACTTCAGCGACCATACTCaccagcttctccagctctTCCAGTCCCGCATCGAGGACCCGGACAGCAAGGAGGTCCGCATTAACATCGTCCAGGCTATTGGCGCTATCCTCATGATCGTCGAGCCGGAGGAGGACCCGCAGGCGCTGCAGGCCATGCAGAGCTTCCTCCCCCACATGGTCAATATTCTCAAGGCTaccgtcgaggccggcgatgaggagAGCTACAAGGTCGTCTTCGAGGTTTTCCACTCCTTCCTGGCGTACGACTCTtccatcctcgccgtccaccTCCGCGACCTGCTGCAATTCATGATTGGACTCGCTTCCAACAacaacgccgaggacgacgcccgcaCACAGGCTCTGGGCTTCCTTATCCAGTGTGTCCGCTATCGCCGCATGAAGATCCAGGCTATGCGCGACATGGGCGCTGAGCTCATGGTCAAGGCTATGCACATCGTGACGGCGCTGgacaccgacgacgatgacgaggacatgACTCCGGCTCGCACGGCCATTAGTCTCATCGACACGCTGGCCAACGAGTTGCCCCCTCGTCAGGTCATTGTTCCCCTCCTGGAGCAGTTCCCCTCGTTTGCCACCAACGAGGACCCTGGCTTCCGCATGGCTGCCATGCTGGCTCTTGGCAACGCCGCTGAGGGCGCTCCCGATTTCATTTCCacgcagctgcagcctcTGTTGCCCACTATTATCAACCTTCTGTGCGACTCCAATGGTCAGGTCAGGCACGCCGCGTTGGTCGGTGTGATCCATCTCGCTGAGGAGATGGCTGATGAGATGGTGTCCCATCACGAGCAAATCATCTCGGCCGTCCTCAAGAACCTTGAGGCTGCCTCCCAGGGCCCTGCGGACAAGAAGAACACCGCTATCATCCGTTGCGCTTGCGGTGCTCTTGACACTTTCGGtgacggcatcgacaccaAGATTATGGCGTCCTACGGCCCCAACCTGATTGGCCCCATGGTCAAGCTTCTCGATCATGAGGACTATGGTGTCAAGGCAGCTGCCGCCTCCGCTATAGGCGCCATCGCTTCCTCCATGGAGAAGTCCTTCGAGCCCTATTTCGAGGGCGTGATGAAGGCCCTCGGCAAATTTGTCATGATCAAAGACAACGACGAAGCCATGGATCTGAGGAGCTCCACGTGCGACAGCTTGGGTCGCATTGCCCTGGCTGTCGGCCCTGAGTCCTTCCAGCCCTACGTCATGGACTTGATGaaggcgagcgaggaggcTCTTGGCCTCGACAACCCCAGACTCAAGGAGACTAGCTTCATCCTGTGGTCAAACCTTTCAAAAGTCTACCGCGAGCAATTTGACCATTTCCTGGCCGGCGTCTTCAAGGGTATCTTCGCGTCccttgagctcgaggaggaggagattgacCTGCCCGGCATTGATCCCAGCCAGCTGGGAGAtggggccgtcgtcgttggtggCAAGCGAGTTCGCGTCAAGGCTCCCGAGACCGAAGATGACCTTACCATCGCTACCGGAGGTGAGGATGACTGGGATGATCTCGAGGATCTTGACGATCTGGGTGCTACCACGGCCATTGCTCTTGAGCAGGAGATTGCCCTCGATGTCCTCGGCGATGTGATTTCCAACTCttgcaacagcagcaacctTGAGACGTATGCCGCCCAGGTCATCGAAAAGGTTGTTCCTTTCGCGGAGCACACATACGAAGGCTGCCGCAAGACGGCCATCTCCACCCTTTGGCGCACATATGCCCGCGTCTTTCAGGTGTGGGAGGAGAGCGCCGGTGTCAAGTGGCAAGCTGGCATCCCTCCGAACCCCACGCCCCCTCCGTCTATCGCCAAGCTTGGTGAGGCCCTGTACAAGGCCACCATGGAGATTTGGACCAACGACAGCGAACGGTATGTTGATACTCTCCTGATTTCTCTATGA
- a CDS encoding uncharacterized protein (COG:S~TransMembrane:1 (i93-113o)~EggNog:ENOG503P6WT), producing MSRFSRYDTDEDRLPEGMTRVGYDADTQVYTFQDADGSYWESAPGCQFGQLTRVGDAPTYNDDDTEPFLASDGQQEQQQQHSSMSWRHEMMPLLNFGVLIGLSLLLLFWYLHWTASKQQEKAQVKCGIDSDAYKVKVGDTCWGIADSRGISVPELLERNTGAVCNPLAVGSVLCLPKS from the coding sequence ATGTCGCGCTTTTCACGCTACGATACCGACGAGGATCGCCTCCCCGAGGGCATGACGCGGGTCGGATACGACGCCGACACCCAAGTATATACGTTccaggacgccgacggcagctACTGGGAGAGCGCCCCCGGGTGCCAGTTTGGCCAGCTGACGcgagtcggcgacgcgccgacctacaacgacgacgataccGAACCCTTTCTCGCTTCCGAcgggcagcaggagcagcagcagcagcattcGAGCATGTCCTGGCGGCACGAGATGATGCCGCTGCTGAATTTTGGCGTTCTCATCGGCCTCTctcttctgctgctgttctGGTACCTCCACtggacggcgtcgaagcAGCAGGAAAAGGCACAAGTCAAGTGCGgcatcgacagcgacgcGTACAAAGTCAAGGTTGGCGATACGTGCTGGGGAATTGCCGACAGCAGGGGCATCAGCGTCCCCGAGCTTCTGGAGCGGAACACGGGCGCCGTCTGCAATCCGCTTGCGGTGGGCTCCGTACTGTGTCTCCCCAAGTCGTAG
- a CDS encoding uncharacterized protein (COG:S~EggNog:ENOG502IQK3), translated as MAMTTLPGGKVHELPADLATALMDDETAKAAWLDITVLARNEFICWVSDAKQASTRERRIRRAVEELNEGKRRPCCWPGCSHRERNGR; from the coding sequence atggccatgacaACGCTGCCGGGAGGCAAGGTCCATGAATTGCCCGCAGACCTCGCCACGGCACTTATGGACGACGAGACTGCCAAGGCAGCCTGGCTTGACATCACAGTGCTGGCGCGCAACGAGTTCATCTGTTGGGTCAGCGATGCCAAGCAGGCGAGCACCCGCGAGCGCAGGATCCGCCGGGCGGTCGAGGAACTCAATGAGGGGAAGCGCCGGCCATGCTGCTGGCCAGGATGTTCGCACCGCGAGCGTAATGGTAGATAG
- a CDS encoding uncharacterized protein (EggNog:ENOG503P4FT~SECRETED:SignalP(1-18~SECRETED:cutsite=ALG-QQ~SECRETED:prob=0.9223)) — translation MLRFINLLIVALASVALGQQHWPYKPPTNGDELVLTAITAADGNSIFECWRLDAIFRPPPGAPADGAVGVPLGNVSSASYNIIPADFNGGLHNAPSRQFVLFASGHVRVKLPNSTDELWITGGNEGLIIAADTADVSRYGHIITTDPGEVVASLQMPLAHGLDFEHEVVHPGPCNK, via the exons ATGTTGCGCTTCATCAACCTCCTGATTGTTGCCTTGGCGAGTGTCGCTCTCGGCCAGCAACACTGGCCCTACAAGCCGCCGACCAATGGGGACGAGCTTGTTCTGACCGCAATCACCGCGGCCGACGGAAACTCCATCTTTGAGTGCTGGCGACTTGATGCCATTTTCAGGCCCCCTCCCGGCGCGCCAGCAGACGGCGCAGTGGGTGTGCCTCTCGGCAACGTGTCCTCCGCATCATACAACATTATTCCGGCTGATTTCAACGGTGGCCTTCATAACGCACCTTCGCGACA ATTTGTTCTCTTCGCTTCGGGTCATGTGCGCGTCAAGTTGCCGAACAGCACGGACGAACTCTGGATCACCGGCGGCAACGAAGGACTCATCATTGCTGCCGATACGGCCGACGTGTCGAGGTACGGACATATAATTACTACAGATCCTGGCGAAGTCGTGGCGAGCCTGCAGATGCCACTTGCGCACGGCTTGGACTTCGAGCATGAGGTGGTCCATCCGGGTCCCTGTAATAAATGA
- a CDS encoding uncharacterized protein (TransMembrane:1 (n3-11c19/20o157-179i)~EggNog:ENOG503P7DR), whose translation MSLSSSTSSGSSSSSLAQATPSPGPSCHNLFDPPTADAACAMPFSDNNVNLMRSCCKGAQVVSYYNKCGLYCLAQGQSVGDLTSCLYKANAPWNSVFCRGNTTATATETGAGSIAATASASVVAGASSSGSATDTGSAGGASPTKSGSAAPALRPQAGLSLSGVVVGATLLSAVVLGAFQI comes from the coding sequence atgtcgttgtcgtcgtccacctcgagcggtagcagcagtagctCCCTCGCCCAGGCCACGCCTTCGCCCGGCCCGTCATGCCACAACCTCTTTGATccgccgacggccgacgcggcgtgCGCGATGCCCTTCTCCGACAACAATGTGAACCTGATGCGGTCCTGCTGCAagggcgcgcaggtcgtCAGCTACTACAACAAGTGCGGGCTGTACTGCCTCGCGCAGGGCCAGAGCGTCGGCGACCTGACCAGCTGCCTGTACAAGGCGAACGCGCCCTGGAACAGCGTCTTCTGCCGCGGCAacaccacggccacggccaccgagacgggcgccgggagcatcgcggccacggcctcggcgtcggtcgtggccggcgcgtcgtcgtctggctcCGCGACGGACacgggcagcgccggcggcgccagcccgACCAAGTCCGGCTCCGCGGCCCCCGCGCTGCGGCCGCAGGCCGGGCTCAGCCTTAGCGGCGTGGTGGTCGGGGCGACGCTCCTGTCAGCTGTTGTCCTCGGGGCATTTCAGATTTAA
- a CDS encoding uncharacterized protein (COG:S~SECRETED:SignalP(1-27~SECRETED:cutsite=SRQ-AV~SECRETED:prob=0.1085)~EggNog:ENOG503NXHX) has translation MMLPPPPRRICQRVFLIASLAAGLSRQAVVVAPRAADPPPPLRFRDSGTFHLSVFSDLHFGEDQAGDGPAQDRNSVRVLGAVLDAERPDLVVLNGDLINGDSTYRHNSTSYVDQVVEPIVERRMTWASTYGNHDHQPNINGDDILKREQNFSGCRTQKMVNTSNSGTTNYYLPVYAADCGDTATCAPELLLWFFDSRGGYYYQGGPQPNWVDSSVVSWFNATRTNITRAHGGKVIPSLAFVHIPINATGALQSEEGVNSNNQPGINEEEVVEQGEGWCSDGSQGDSCTYGGQDVPFMRALAATEGLIGLFYGHDHANSWCYKWDTLLPGMTVRGSGVNLCYGQHSGYGGYGDWARGGRQILVSREKLRELSVDTHIRLETGDVVGAVTLNSTFNQDSYPATPDIKTYLSGASGEDFRVYTDSAATPRHGAPDGQTVVTAAVLAGFSLLVGPLLHGTT, from the exons atgatgctgccgccgccgccgcggcggataTGTCAAAGAGTCTTTCTCATAGCCAGTCTGGCCGCCGGGCTGTCACGGCAagctgttgttgttgcgcctcgagccgccgatcctcctccgccgctgcggtTTCGTGACAGTGGCACATTTCACCTCTCCGTCTTTTCAGATCTCCACTTTGGCGAAG ATCAAGCCGGAGACGGCCCGGCGCAGGACCGCAACTCGGTCCGGGTCCTGGGCGCCGTCCTGGACGCGGAACGCCcggacctcgtcgtcctcaacgGGGACCTCATCAACGGCGACAGCACGTACCGCCACAACAGCACCAGCTACGtcgaccaggtcgtcgagcccaTAGTCGAGCGGCGCATGacctgggcgtcgacgtacGGCAACCACGATCACCAGCCCAACATCAACGGCGATGACATCCTCAAGCGGGAGCAAAACTTCTCCGGCTGCCGCACGCAGAAGATGGTCAACACAAGCAACTCGGGGACCACGAACTACTACCTGCCCGTGTACGCCGCGGACTGCGGCGACACCGCTACGTGCGCGCCTGAGCTACTCCTCTGGTTCTTCGATTCGCGCGGCGGCTACTACTACCAGGGCGGGCCGCAGCCCAACTGGGTGGACAGTAGCGTCGTGTCGTGGTTCAACGCGACGCGCACCAACatcacgcgcgcgcacggcggcaaggtcatACCCTCACTCGCCTTCGTGCATATACCCATCAATGCCACCGGCGCGCTGCAGTCCGAGGAAGGGGTCAACTCCAACAACCAGCCGGGCAtcaacgaggaggaggtggtggagcaGGGCGAAGGGTGGTGCTCCGACGGCAGCCAGGGCGATTCGTGCACGTacggcgggcaggacgtGCCCTTTatgcgcgccctcgccgcgacCGAGGGCCTCATCGGGCTCTTCTACGGCCACGACCACGCCAACTCGTGGTGCTACAAGTGGGACACCCTGCTCCCCGGCATGACCGTcaggggcagcggcgtaAACCTGTGCTACGGCCAACACTCCGGATACGGCGGCTACGGAGATTGGGCCCGCGGCGGGAGGCAGATCCTAGTGTCGCGGGAGAAGCTCAGGGAACTTTCGGTGGACACGCACATACGCCTCGAGACGGGGGACGTGGTTGGTGCCGTGACGCTCAACTCCACCTTCAACCAGGACTCGTACCCCGCGACCCCAGATATAAAGACTTATCTAAGCGGCGCCTCAGGCGAGGACTTTCGCGTCTACACCGACtctgcggcgacgccgagacACGGGGCCCCGGACGGCCAGACGGTCGTCACGGCTGCTGTGTTGGCAGGCTTCTCGCTCCTGGTCGGGCCCCTGCTTCACGGGACGACATGA